The genome window GTCTTACCGCTCCCGACTCCCCCGATGATGAGGGCCCTTTGGCTCATCTCATAGGGGGCATCCACAATGAACTGGAACAGACTGGAGAGGAACTTAGCCTCGCTATCTCTATGTATTAGTCTCTCGGGGACATAGTTGAAGTCTAGAACCGTCTTATCAATAAAGACGCTTTTGAAACGGCTCATGTTCTCTCCAACTTTGGAGTCTTTCAGTCATCAATTTATATTTTGTGTCCGTTCTAGCAGACTGTATGAGGAGGGGTGGGTGAAAGTACTCTTCAATCCAGAAAAAAATGTATATTGTTTCAGATTCGCTATATCTCAGGTAAGCGACCTTAAAATAGGCGTTTCGAGACAGATACTAGTTAACCATTAACTGTGGGGAGCGAATAACATGTGCGGAATTTTTGGTGGCGTACTCAAGAAAGGGGCGATCGCCCCTCTTATTCACGACGGTCTCAAGAGGCTAGAGTACCGAGGATACGACTCGGTGGGCTTCGCGACCATAGATGCTGGTACACTCCAGGTGAAAAAGGACGCGGGGCGCATTGACGACGTCGTTCGGAGGCTAAAGATGAACAACATGCCAGGCTCGATGGGAATAGGTCACACACGGTGGGCCACCCACGGAGCCCCAGAAATGGTGAACGCCCACCCTCATACGGACTGTAATGGGAACCTTGCCGTCATCCATAACGGGGTAATAGAGAACTTTATGGAGCTTAAAGAGGAGCTCCTCAACAAGTCGCACATCCTCAAGTCTAGGACTGATACCGAGATAATCGCCCATCTCATTGAGGAGGAGCTTAAAGGTGATATATCCCTCCAAGAGGCAGTTCTCAAATCCATCAGACGCCTTGAGGGATCCTACGCCATCGCTGTGATATCCACCTTGGACCCTGGCAAGATCCTAGTAGCTAGAAACGAGAGTCCACTTGTCCTAGGGGTCTCCAAGGACGGTACTTACTGCGCCTCTGACGTCCCTGCTATGCTTCCTTACACCAACCAAGTGGTTTACCTCAGGAACGGGGAGTTCGCGATACTAGACCAGGACGGATACGAGATCCGGCTGGTGAGTGACAGCACCGTTGTGGAGCGGAGCCTTGAGGAGATCACCTGGTCCCAGGAGATGGCCGAGAAGCATGGCTACCCCCACTTCACGATAAAGGAGATCAATGAGCAGCCTACCAGCCTTAGAGGTGCTCTGAGGCTTCAACCACAATACTTGGGTCTCCTCACAGCACTCCTTGATAGGGGGAGGGAGGTTTTCCTTTTAGCTGCAGGTACCTCTTATCACTCATGCATTGCAGCCTCCTATATGTTCTCTAGGCTCGCCCGGATAACTGCCTTCCCCGCTATCTCTTCAGAGTTTATCGAGCAGTACGGATCATCCGTTGGAGTTGATTCCGTCGTTCTCTGTGTGAGCCAGTCAGGTGAGACATATGATACATTGAAGGCTATTGACTATGCCAGGATGAAGGCGAGCACTGTCCTCGGCATCACCAACTCCGTAGGGTCAACTCTTACCAGGGTATCCAGGGCCTATATTATACAGCAGTCGGGCCCAGAGATTGGAGTCGCCGCCACCAAGACCTTCACCTCCCAGCTCATGGTTCTCGCCCAGCTAGCTCTTAGACTAGCTCTGATGAAAGGAAAAATATCTCAGGACGAGGGAGACGACTTCAGGGAGAACCTTCTAAGGATCCCCGATGTGGTGGAGGAGACGCTTAACCGAAACAAGACGCACGTCATGGACCTCGTTGATAAATACGGGGGGGAACAGCTTTTCGTGTTCCTCGGGAGGGGGATAAGCTCTTCGACAGCCCTCGAAGCAAGGCTGAAGCTCCTCGAACTCACATATGTGCCCTCCCTTGCTTACCCGGCGGGTGAGAGCAAGCATGGTCCCATAAGCATTATTGAGGAGGGGGTCCCCGTGATATTCCTTTGCCCGAGGGGGGAATCTCGGAAGGGTATCGTGGGAGGCATCATGGAGATGAAGGCTCGAGGAGCCCGGATTATATCGGTGTGTGAGGAGGGGGATCATGAGATCATAGGTCTTTCCGACGACGTTATCGAAATGCCCAAGGGGATAAAGGACATTTTCTCGCCGATACCATATGTGGTGCCTCTCCAGCTGTTTTCGTACTACTTGGCTGTTCAGAAGGATCTGGATCCCGACATGCCCCGGAACTTAGCGAAGAGTGTCACAGTCCCTTAGAGTGCTATTTAACAAATCTTGAGGGGGCTTTCTCGAAAGAGAGTTTGCACCTTTCTTTGCAGAAAAAGTATCTTTTTCCCTCGTGTTCGCTGGTCCATTTGGCCGTCTCTTCGTTCACGGTCATCCCACATATCGGATCTCGCGCCATATTAGTTCGAATTGTGTACTTATCGGTGGCTTTCAAGTGTTTCGTATGGATGCGACTATTCCAAGGTAGTCTCTTTCTTCATTGGGCTGGATTGGTTTCAGTTATGACGCTATATGCGCTAATTTTCTATTGATTTACTTGAATAGATAGATTGCTTCTTCATAGCGGCGGGAGCCCCATCGGTAACCTGGAGGAATTCTCCGTATGGACTTATTCTCAAGCAATATTGATAGTTGGCGGTTTGCTTCTGCAATGCTGATCACTTTGTCCTTGAGAAGTTCAATAGGTACATCAATACCGAAGGGGCGTGCCGGGATGATATGGCGTGTCGCCTTCGGAGGGAATACACTCCCCGATATACTTATCTCGATGACATGTTTTTTTTGGATAGCGGGAGGGCAAAGCACGAATCCTGCCTCACGTTGTTTAAGCATCCTAGTAGCGTCCCTCTCCGTCTCGTAGCGTATAGTGTGACCTTTCCGGCGCAGCCATGCTTCTATGTTGGTTACAGTCGCAAAACCTGAGATGATCCCATTTTCATGAGTCGTCACCTTGTAGTAGCCCTCCTCTAACATCAGCATAAGACTCTCCCCTTCGCTGGCAGAACTTACCGTTCTGGTGACGACTCCGAGATCTCCAAAGTCGGTAATTATCTCCTCAATAGGTATCTGAGACAAGACGACCCTACACCAGCGGTCAATCTTGATCCTTGGGCTCATATAATCAACGAGGCAGACACACATGAACCTGCAGCCCATATTTTTTAAGACCTCTACCCTGTGCATACCATCGAGGACCACAAGGAACTCCCTGCCCACGATGACAGGAGACTTTAGGATTCCAGTTCTTTCGATCTCCGCGAAAAGCTCATCCACGTTTTTTTGGATCGTCTCCTCGTGGAGAAGTAATTTATTGATTTCGACTAAGGCGATATCTAGTTGGATTCCGTCACCATTAATGGTATATGAAACGGGACGGGAGGAGATCACATTGTTCAAGAGAATTAGGCTCTTGTAGTTATATGTATGATGAATGAAATGATAAAGACCGTTCCATCAAAAGAACTTAGATCTCTAGGGTCGCCTCGATCGTCATAATCCTGGTCACGTAGCCGGCGATCTTGTTTCTCAGCTTCTTGGATACATCCAAGCCGATCTCTTTGAGGAACTGCTTATTCGGCTCAAACTCCGTTGTGAAACTCCTCTCGTAATTATCGACGAGTTTATGGCTGATCCGTTTGATCATTTCTGTCCGTACTTTACCCAATTTAGTCACCTTGGTAGATATCCGGGTTGTGCGGAGATATGGAAACCTCCCCGGGTTTTAAAGATTACCGTTTGATTCGAGTTCTTCTCGCCACAAACATAGACAATGGGTAAAGAAACACTTTCAAAAATTAAAGTAGCGATCCTGATTAAATAAGGTAATCCTCCTCACAGGCATGAATGACTATGCATTTAATCCATGAATTGTATTAGAAAAATCAGATAGGATTAATTTTCTTTATTGGGGCTCTTATGTTCGATAACTTCCTATGGGGATATGTCTTTATGAAAGAAGCCTTTACCTGAGCCTCCTTGGGAAAATGGGCGAAAGAATTAAATATTTCCCAAGAAAAAACATAAAAATAGAAGGGTCTCAAATGACGAACGAAATTAAGGTTGCGCCGATGCATAAGCTGATTAAACGGGCAGGAGCAGCACGGGTAAGTGAGGAGAGCGCCACAGCCTTGGGAAGAGCCTTAGAGGAAATCGGTGTTAAGGTAGCTCAGGAGGCCATCGATTACGCTCGACACGCCGGTCGCAAAACCGTGAAAGCTAGAGACATTGACATAGCCGCTAACAAGGTTTTAGGTCGATAATATAATATACTTCCTATCTTGGGTCTGTGGATGATTTGCCATGCGATCAATAGAATGTGATATCGTAGTTGTAGGAGCCGGGCCTGCTGGGAGCCTCGCTGCACGAGTTGCAGCGGAGAACGGAGCCTCCACAATTCTTCTTGAGGAGCATCAAAGAGTGGGGCATCCCATTTACTGCGCGGAAGGTCTCAGCTTAGGAGGCCTTAAGGACGCGGGGATTGAACCGAAGCCTCCTGTCGTCTGCCAGGAGATAACTAGGGCGAAAGTCTTTGCTCCCAACAGAAACTATCTCGAACTTACAACCAAAAACTGGAAAGGTTACACCCTCAATAGGGAGGTCTTTGACAGCCTACTGGCAGAAATAGCGGTTGATGCGGGGGTTGATCTTTTCACTAGTACTAAAGCCACCGATTTGATCCAAAAAGATGGAATCGCTGTGGGTGTGAAGGCAGTCTCAAAAGAGGAGGAGTTCGAAATATCTGCAAAGGTAGTCATCGGAGCGGATGGGCATGCCTCCATGGTCAGAAGGAAGGCCGGCCTCGGTGAATGGTTCCCTGATGTCGTTACATGCGCTCAATATAAGCTTGGAGGCCTCAAACTCGAAGATCCAGGGGTTAATGAGTTCTACCTCGGAAGAGAGATCTCCCCGGGAGGATACGCTTGGGTTTTCCCAAAGTCAGCCGAGGTGGCCAATGTAGGCCTCGGAGTACGCAAGATCCATACCGAATCACCCATAAAATACCTTAAACGGTTTGTCGCGAACGACCCACGCTTCAAAGACGCTGAGATACAGCTGGTGAATGGGGGCATCTGCCCCGTTTCCGGTGCACTCGAAAGAGCCGTTAGCGACGGACTGATGCTCACCGGAGACTCGGCAGGCCAGCTTATACCCACCACCGGGGCAGGCATCCATTCCGGGTTAGAGTCCGGGAAAATGGCCGGAGAGGTCGCGGCTAAGGCTGTGGAGGAGGGAAACGTCTCTGCGGAGAGACTCTCTGAATACGAGAACCAGTTCAATAGCTACTGGGGAGAGAGGATCAGGAACAGCCGAAAGGTTGTTGAGATGTTAGACAAGTTCTCAGATGAGAATCTGAACACCCTCGCGAATGTCATAACCAACGAGGACGTGCTCAACCTCGCGAATGGCACATCGGTGGTTAGAACCCTTACGAAGGTCATAGCTAGGTCTCCCCGAGGGATAATTGGCCTGATGTCAGCCTATCTCGCGCAATAATCATAAAAAAACGAGTGCACGGAAATATGAGGGAACAAATCGATTTTCAATCTAAATTCAACTCTCTGTCCTCTGACAAAGGCGAAGTAATATCACGCGCGTAATGCACATAGTCTTCTTTGTTTATTCAATCTTTATCGCGCGCGTTTCCAATGACTTATTCCTTTTATTCGATTCGTCTACCCATTCCTAATTTTTCAGAGGGTCTGCGCGACCGGCAATATCTGGTAGGGGAAAAGGTTTGTTGAGAGACCTATTCCTCATAGCCGGCTGGTGGCTTGAAACCCCCAAATAGTCGTTTTGTCCTAGTTGCAAAGTCAATGGGGGTGGCGTCTTCTAGATAGGGCCCAATTATTTGGATGCCAATGGGCAAGCCGGAAGATGAGGATCCTATTGGTGCTACGGTAGCAGGGAGCCCGGTGAGAGTGGCGAAAGTGATCCAAAAGTAGATATCTTCATAGGTCCTTGGCCCCTCCGGAGTAGGAATCTCCCGTTGCCACTGTGGTTCGCTGTGATCATGAGGGAAAGCTGTGGTAAAAGAGGCGGGGAGGAGAAATACGTCATGAATCTCGAAGAATTTCTGCCAGGCGGCCTGGGCCTTCGCGCGGTCTGCCATGGCCTTATGGTAGAGCTTCATAGGCGCCGTCCACCCCAGGGCCATGAAGGCCTCGTGGCTACCGTCCTGGTCTTTGGCCCTCACCTTTAGCTCATTGAACTCCTCATCTTTGAGAAATGAAGCATAGACTGAGGCATGGAGGAACCTGTAGTTAATGTACTGCTTGACGGGGTCTACTCCTTGCGGCCATCCCTCTTCTAGAGTCGAAACCTCCCCCCTCAATTTATCTACTGCTACCCTGACGGCCTCTTTTACCTCTTTGGTCAAAGGGCAGTTAGGGTGGTCTAGGACGTATCCGATCTTGTACTCCGAGAGGGAACCATGTCTTGAGGTGGGCAGTGCCCAACTGTATGCCCTAGCCTCCTCTCTATCTGGTCCCCCCATCACTTCCAGGGCCAACTTGAGGTCCTCGGGGCACCGGGCAATGGGTCCCGCAACCGTTAGGAGGGGAGTGTGTCGCCGGGGAATGTGTCCACGATAAGGTAGGATCTTTATAGTGGGTTTGTGACCATAAAGCCCGCAGAAGATTGAGGGCACCCTGATTGAACCCCCAATGTCACTCCCCAGGGAGATGAAGCTAAGTCCTGCGGCAACTGCTGCTGCTCCGCCTCCTGTGGATCCCCCTGGGGTCATATCTAGGTCCCAGGGGTTGCTAGTGGTCCCAAAGATCTCGTTGTAGCTCTGCCAGTCTCCGGCGTAGACGGGGACATTAGTCTTCCCCAATATCACGGCGCCTGCACCCCTTAGGCGGGATACTGTTGCCGAGTCCTCCTTTGGGACGTATTCGGAGAGTTTCTCCGCCCCGGCGGTAGTTCGAACGTCCGCAACTTCAAAGCAGTCTTTTATTGTTATCGGGACGCCATGGAAGGGACCTAAGGATTCTCCTCTTGAGAAAGCCTCGTCTGCAGCTTTTGCCTGGGCTAAAGCCTCCTCCTTAGTGAACGTCACGATGGCGTTAATGGCCGGATTGTGCTTCTCGATGCGTCGGACAAGGTGCTCTGTGAGCTCTAGGGATGTTATTTTGCCATCCCTAATCATCTTTGCCGCGTTCTTAAGTGATGAGAAAGTGAGTCTTACTGCCATCAAACCTCCCATAATTTCACCAATCTCACCTTGCCGGTGAAAGTGATAAAATTATTCATGGCAGCAGTTGAATTATCTTTGATCCCCCATCAACTGGGGAACTTGTCCTTCTACTCCATAGACGGAGCTTCACTATATTCCCGCATCTGAGGGATACTTCGGAGAAACTTTCTCTTGAATCTAGTACGATGTGGCGGGTTAGGTTAGAAGAATAAAGTGATCAAGTTTCTCGCGATCTCTCCCGCGCATCAGCGCAACGAAAAGCCTGATCGGGGTTGATATCTTCATAGTGACGCAGTCGATCTAGTCTATCAGGTGCGCGATTTTAAATCTACTATAACATAGTTTTAATTAACTATTTGAATAAATTAACTGTGGCTCCATTTTTGTCGATTAGAAGTAGTTTTTCCCTTGAACAAGAATCTTTTTTATTACTGGGATGTAAAGAAGGGTGATAAAATACACCGAGAAGATTCAAGGTGCCAGGACAAAAATATGAGAGCATATTTATCAAAAATGGATTCATCCTTACCATGACCGGTAAGGGGGTAGGCATGGTTGAGGACGGTGCTGTCGCAATAGTGGGGGACCAGATAGTCGCCGTAGGTAAGACGAGGGATCTCGAAAAGGAACACCGAGGATCGGAGAAGGTCTTTAATGCTAGGGGGAAGGCAGTTCTCCCAGGGTTTGTGGATGCCCATGTCCATACTTCCAACACCATCAAGAGGGGTATGGGGCAGGATGTCCCTGAGATCGAGTGGATGCTTAAGACTGCCTCGCCTTTCACTCAATACACAAAGCCTGAGCACATAATCCGGGGCACAGCCCTTGGTGTCCTGGAGGAGATCCTATCTGGGACCACATGTATCGGGGAGATTGGGGGAGACCTGACCTCTGTTGCAGAGAAGGTCTTCGCCCCCTCTGGGGTCAGGGCCCATATGGCGAACACAATCAACGAGATCGGCGCCGGCTCGAGGCCAGACGCTCGGGAGCCCTACATCTTCTTCGAGGACATTGGGGAGAGGAAACTCCGTAATGCCATTGATTTCCTCGATAAATGGCACGGAGCAGAGGGAGGACGGATCACCTGCATGTTCAGCCCTCACGCAGCTGACATGATGAGCAAGGAGCTGCTTCTCAGAGTCAAAAAGGAAGCAAACAGTCGGGGGATGATGAGTCATATCCATGTAGCCCAGGGCGGGCGAGAGGCCATCCAGATCGACCTCCGATTTGGTACCACTACAGTCCAGTACCTTGATGATATCGGCTTCCTTGACGACACTATCATTGCTGCCCACTGCCATCAGACCACAGACGAGGAGGTTGCCATCCTAGCCGACAGAGGCGTTCGATACGCGAGCTGCCCTACGAGCATTGCTATCATCGACGGGATCACCCCACCCCTCGCACTCTACATTAAGCTGGGGGGAAAGAGCGCTGCAATCGGCTCAGATCAGGCCAACGGTAACAACTCTCACAACATGCTGGTTGAGATGAAAGTTGCCGCTCTCCTTAACAAGTCTAGGCACAGAGACCCCACTGTTCTTCCCTCTTGGAAGATGCTTAGGATAGCCACCATTGAGGGGGCCGAGACCATCGGTCTTGGAGACCGCATCGGGAGCCTTGAGCCCGGGAAAAAGGCTGACCTTATCCTCTTGGACCTGAAGGTTCCTCATATGACTCCTGTACTCTCCCGCCCCGTCAGGAACATCACCCCCAACATAGTCTATAGCGCCCGAGGCGACGAGGTGGAGACCGTGATCATCGACGGGAGAGTCATCATGGAAAACCGGGAGGTCTTCACCATGGATGAGAGGAGGGTGATCATGGAAGCTCAGCAGGCCGCTGAGGATGTCTGCAACGCAGCCACGGAGGATTATATGAAGGCGGACTCTCAACTTGCAAGGATGGCTAAAAGAGGCCTACTCTAAATCCCTTTTTTAACAATGGCCTAATATTTTAGCTTTGAACGTGCGCGTAACGGGTATAGAGATCCTATTTAATCTAGCCCAAGTTCCTAGGTCGTTTCCAGTCCATTGGAGGAACGACCGTTCGCACGTGCAGGAGGGAGAACGAAAGAGGGAATGTTTGAGTTTTGGATTATATGTTCTTTTCAGGGAGGCGCTTAGAGACGTAGGCTCCGTCCCTCGTGTATCCCCACTTGGCGTAGTACTCTTTTGTTCCTAGGGCGCTCATCACATATAGCTTCTTGACACCGTGCTCCTCTAATACGACTTTCTCTGCTTCTTCAAGTAGCCTCCTGCCCCACCCCATGTGCTGCCATCCCGAGTCGATGCGGGTGCCTACGGGGACCATCCGACCGTATACATGGAGCTCCCTAATGATTGCTGATAAAGGCCCCTCATCAGGCTGAAGAGGGCTGTCCGAGGGGATCCTGAGCCTGATGAATCCCACGAGGATATCCCCTCCTATTTCTTCCACGGAGATCAAGTGCTCGATGCCAGCTGAAGCCTTATAGGTCCGCTTCCTAACTTCCAGAGCTTCAGGAACATAGTCCCCACCATCCTTGTGGCCTACCTCCCTACAGCGGATGCAGATGCATCGCTTTCCTCGTCGATCTAGCTCCTCGTGTACTAGCTGTCTCAGGTTAGTCTTATCTACACCGGCTTTGATTATTGTGCTTGGAATGTCCCTCCCAACTCGCATTATCCTGACCCACGGGGGTACAGACTCCTTCATATCAGCAACTAGTTTCACTGCCTGAGCTGTCGTGAGGGGAATATAGGATCCATCTTTCCACCAATCGTAGAGCTTGGTCCCACAGAGAACCAGTGTAGGGTAGATTTTTATCATGTCTGGCTTGAAGGCCGGATTCTCCAATGTCTCTCTAAATCCGTCTAGATCCCTATCAGGGCTGGATCCGGGGAGACCCGGCATCATGTGATAACAGACCTTGAGGCCTAAGTCCTTAAGTAGCCTTGTCGCATCCATCACGTCCTGAACTGTGTGGCCCCTATTGACGAGCTCGTAGATATCGTTGTAGACGTTCTGGACTCCCAGCTCTACCCGGGTTACCCCGAGCCCCAGGAGCCTATAGATCTCTGCGGGATCCAGAGAGTCGGGGCGGGTCTCCACCGTGATGCCCACGTTGCGGACTGCAGCTCCCTCCGCGTAGGCCTTCGCCTCGGTCAGAGTGGATGAGCGTCTCTTGTTCAGGGCATCCAGGCATCCGTGGATGAAGAATTCTTG of Candidatus Bathyarchaeota archaeon contains these proteins:
- a CDS encoding tRNA uridine(34) 5-carboxymethylaminomethyl modification radical SAM/GNAT enzyme Elp3 — encoded protein: MDTPHRLIIERLLAISSPNRRDVERIKIEVSREHSLPGIPGNAEIIASLNPEEKRFLINVLRRKEARALSGINVVAAMTEPRACPHGRCSYCPGGPDDGTPQSYTGREPASMRGAQNDYDPFKQVTGRIEQLRKIGHEVDKVDLIVMGGTFPASPPGYQEFFIHGCLDALNKRRSSTLTEAKAYAEGAAVRNVGITVETRPDSLDPAEIYRLLGLGVTRVELGVQNVYNDIYELVNRGHTVQDVMDATRLLKDLGLKVCYHMMPGLPGSSPDRDLDGFRETLENPAFKPDMIKIYPTLVLCGTKLYDWWKDGSYIPLTTAQAVKLVADMKESVPPWVRIMRVGRDIPSTIIKAGVDKTNLRQLVHEELDRRGKRCICIRCREVGHKDGGDYVPEALEVRKRTYKASAGIEHLISVEEIGGDILVGFIRLRIPSDSPLQPDEGPLSAIIRELHVYGRMVPVGTRIDSGWQHMGWGRRLLEEAEKVVLEEHGVKKLYVMSALGTKEYYAKWGYTRDGAYVSKRLPEKNI
- a CDS encoding amidase family protein; amino-acid sequence: MAVRLTFSSLKNAAKMIRDGKITSLELTEHLVRRIEKHNPAINAIVTFTKEEALAQAKAADEAFSRGESLGPFHGVPITIKDCFEVADVRTTAGAEKLSEYVPKEDSATVSRLRGAGAVILGKTNVPVYAGDWQSYNEIFGTTSNPWDLDMTPGGSTGGGAAAVAAGLSFISLGSDIGGSIRVPSIFCGLYGHKPTIKILPYRGHIPRRHTPLLTVAGPIARCPEDLKLALEVMGGPDREEARAYSWALPTSRHGSLSEYKIGYVLDHPNCPLTKEVKEAVRVAVDKLRGEVSTLEEGWPQGVDPVKQYINYRFLHASVYASFLKDEEFNELKVRAKDQDGSHEAFMALGWTAPMKLYHKAMADRAKAQAAWQKFFEIHDVFLLPASFTTAFPHDHSEPQWQREIPTPEGPRTYEDIYFWITFATLTGLPATVAPIGSSSSGLPIGIQIIGPYLEDATPIDFATRTKRLFGGFKPPAGYEE
- a CDS encoding NFYB/HAP3 family transcription factor subunit, with product MTNEIKVAPMHKLIKRAGAARVSEESATALGRALEEIGVKVAQEAIDYARHAGRKTVKARDIDIAANKVLGR
- a CDS encoding amidohydrolase family protein — its product is MPGQKYESIFIKNGFILTMTGKGVGMVEDGAVAIVGDQIVAVGKTRDLEKEHRGSEKVFNARGKAVLPGFVDAHVHTSNTIKRGMGQDVPEIEWMLKTASPFTQYTKPEHIIRGTALGVLEEILSGTTCIGEIGGDLTSVAEKVFAPSGVRAHMANTINEIGAGSRPDAREPYIFFEDIGERKLRNAIDFLDKWHGAEGGRITCMFSPHAADMMSKELLLRVKKEANSRGMMSHIHVAQGGREAIQIDLRFGTTTVQYLDDIGFLDDTIIAAHCHQTTDEEVAILADRGVRYASCPTSIAIIDGITPPLALYIKLGGKSAAIGSDQANGNNSHNMLVEMKVAALLNKSRHRDPTVLPSWKMLRIATIEGAETIGLGDRIGSLEPGKKADLILLDLKVPHMTPVLSRPVRNITPNIVYSARGDEVETVIIDGRVIMENREVFTMDERRVIMEAQQAAEDVCNAATEDYMKADSQLARMAKRGLL
- a CDS encoding NAD(P)/FAD-dependent oxidoreductase; its protein translation is MRSIECDIVVVGAGPAGSLAARVAAENGASTILLEEHQRVGHPIYCAEGLSLGGLKDAGIEPKPPVVCQEITRAKVFAPNRNYLELTTKNWKGYTLNREVFDSLLAEIAVDAGVDLFTSTKATDLIQKDGIAVGVKAVSKEEEFEISAKVVIGADGHASMVRRKAGLGEWFPDVVTCAQYKLGGLKLEDPGVNEFYLGREISPGGYAWVFPKSAEVANVGLGVRKIHTESPIKYLKRFVANDPRFKDAEIQLVNGGICPVSGALERAVSDGLMLTGDSAGQLIPTTGAGIHSGLESGKMAGEVAAKAVEEGNVSAERLSEYENQFNSYWGERIRNSRKVVEMLDKFSDENLNTLANVITNEDVLNLANGTSVVRTLTKVIARSPRGIIGLMSAYLAQ
- the glmS gene encoding glutamine--fructose-6-phosphate transaminase (isomerizing), with translation MCGIFGGVLKKGAIAPLIHDGLKRLEYRGYDSVGFATIDAGTLQVKKDAGRIDDVVRRLKMNNMPGSMGIGHTRWATHGAPEMVNAHPHTDCNGNLAVIHNGVIENFMELKEELLNKSHILKSRTDTEIIAHLIEEELKGDISLQEAVLKSIRRLEGSYAIAVISTLDPGKILVARNESPLVLGVSKDGTYCASDVPAMLPYTNQVVYLRNGEFAILDQDGYEIRLVSDSTVVERSLEEITWSQEMAEKHGYPHFTIKEINEQPTSLRGALRLQPQYLGLLTALLDRGREVFLLAAGTSYHSCIAASYMFSRLARITAFPAISSEFIEQYGSSVGVDSVVLCVSQSGETYDTLKAIDYARMKASTVLGITNSVGSTLTRVSRAYIIQQSGPEIGVAATKTFTSQLMVLAQLALRLALMKGKISQDEGDDFRENLLRIPDVVEETLNRNKTHVMDLVDKYGGEQLFVFLGRGISSSTALEARLKLLELTYVPSLAYPAGESKHGPISIIEEGVPVIFLCPRGESRKGIVGGIMEMKARGARIISVCEEGDHEIIGLSDDVIEMPKGIKDIFSPIPYVVPLQLFSYYLAVQKDLDPDMPRNLAKSVTVP
- a CDS encoding YHS domain-containing protein, producing MARDPICGMTVNEETAKWTSEHEGKRYFFCKERCKLSFEKAPSRFVK
- a CDS encoding 30S ribosomal protein S17e, coding for MGKVRTEMIKRISHKLVDNYERSFTTEFEPNKQFLKEIGLDVSKKLRNKIAGYVTRIMTIEATLEI